Proteins found in one Vallitalea guaymasensis genomic segment:
- a CDS encoding ABC transporter ATP-binding protein produces MLEVKNLTKQFDKVKAVDDISFSVNDGEIAVLLGPNGAGKSTTIKSIAGLLRYKGDITINNMNNKTVEAKRVFGYVPEAPAVYDMLTIYEHIKFIATAYKLKDYEEKAKELLMTFDLWDKKDKLGASLSKGMKQKVSICCSLLLDPKVILFDEPMIGLDPKAIKELKETFLKLKKMNRSVLISTHIIDSVEEVWDKALIMKNGQIVLSRTRKEIAANNETLEEIFFDVTEA; encoded by the coding sequence ATGTTAGAGGTAAAAAATTTAACTAAACAATTTGATAAAGTTAAAGCTGTAGATGACATCAGTTTTAGTGTAAATGATGGTGAGATAGCAGTATTATTAGGACCTAATGGTGCTGGTAAAAGTACGACTATCAAATCTATTGCAGGTCTTCTCAGATATAAAGGAGATATAACAATCAATAACATGAATAATAAAACTGTAGAAGCAAAAAGAGTTTTTGGATATGTACCAGAAGCCCCTGCTGTATATGACATGTTGACCATATATGAGCACATCAAATTTATTGCTACAGCATACAAATTGAAAGATTACGAAGAAAAGGCAAAAGAACTACTAATGACTTTTGATTTATGGGATAAAAAAGATAAATTAGGTGCTAGTTTATCAAAAGGAATGAAACAAAAAGTTAGTATCTGCTGTTCCCTACTATTAGACCCCAAAGTCATCCTGTTCGACGAACCTATGATTGGTCTCGACCCAAAAGCCATAAAAGAATTAAAAGAAACTTTCTTAAAACTTAAAAAAATGAATCGAAGTGTATTAATCAGTACACATATCATTGATAGTGTGGAAGAAGTATGGGACAAGGCATTAATCATGAAAAATGGACAAATCGTTCTATCAAGAACACGAAAAGAGATAGCTGCTAATAATGAAACTCTTGAAGAAATATTCTTTGATGTTACGGAGGCATAA
- a CDS encoding putative ABC exporter domain-containing protein, translating into MKPLFYIMKRSFVNRVKEIVRKPSYLIFYIFLILVIGGFFVISFIMPAENTSTIPKISFELIAAGSVLIITYFQLNQGIEKGNSFFRQSDVNFVFTAPISRKKVLIYGFIKEMFTTLLIIFFLVFQIPNLKNHYPISNVGIIVLIVSVAVLFFCMSLISLILYSITSKKGSYRVLAKRIINGIYIAFISWFTITLVNVKDLLTAANNVFESKVFNSIPVVGWFKIVLSYSTKELDGTFYMNLIFIVITIVILMLLLYNLNTDYYEDVLGATLRKEKQLAAKRSGKSVREIKTDKVKKVKGNFGSGGAKAIFYKHMMEYRKSGFFFISKETLGIVAFGIASKFFMEHSSLRTVLYFSVYMLLIYSMQGKWMEEMKMHYIYLIPAGSIEKIFFGTLANHLKNFVDGLILFAISGFMFKADIITILLSAITYTTFGALFVYNDVLARRLFGSAHSKVFRLIMKILIVLVFIVPGIAGGSIIEFIVLKGSPYATYFNYLIMIAYNITLSFLLLLSGRKIFEISEL; encoded by the coding sequence ATGAAACCATTATTTTATATCATGAAAAGAAGTTTTGTAAATAGAGTAAAAGAAATAGTAAGAAAGCCTTCATACTTGATATTTTATATATTTCTGATACTCGTTATAGGAGGATTTTTTGTTATTAGCTTTATAATGCCTGCAGAGAATACTTCAACAATCCCAAAAATCTCCTTTGAACTGATTGCTGCTGGAAGTGTTCTGATAATAACATATTTTCAACTTAACCAAGGTATAGAAAAAGGAAATAGCTTTTTCAGGCAATCAGATGTGAATTTCGTATTTACTGCTCCAATTTCCAGAAAAAAAGTCTTGATATACGGATTTATAAAGGAAATGTTTACAACCCTATTGATAATATTTTTCTTGGTATTCCAAATACCTAACTTGAAAAATCATTATCCAATATCCAATGTAGGTATCATCGTATTAATTGTATCTGTTGCAGTTTTATTCTTTTGTATGTCATTGATATCACTGATACTCTATTCCATCACTTCCAAAAAAGGCAGCTATAGAGTATTAGCCAAACGAATAATCAACGGTATTTATATTGCTTTCATCTCATGGTTTACGATAACTTTAGTCAATGTAAAAGACTTGTTGACTGCTGCTAATAATGTGTTTGAAAGTAAGGTCTTCAACTCAATCCCTGTAGTAGGTTGGTTCAAAATAGTATTATCCTATTCAACGAAAGAACTAGATGGTACCTTCTATATGAACCTTATCTTCATAGTAATAACCATAGTGATACTAATGCTATTGCTATATAATCTTAATACAGATTATTACGAAGATGTTCTTGGCGCCACTCTAAGAAAAGAAAAACAACTAGCAGCTAAGAGATCAGGTAAATCAGTCAGAGAAATCAAAACCGACAAAGTAAAAAAAGTAAAAGGTAACTTTGGTTCTGGAGGAGCAAAAGCAATCTTTTACAAACATATGATGGAATATAGAAAAAGTGGTTTCTTCTTTATCAGCAAAGAAACCCTAGGAATAGTTGCTTTTGGTATCGCCTCCAAGTTTTTTATGGAACATTCAAGCTTAAGGACCGTCCTATACTTCAGCGTATATATGCTATTAATCTACTCTATGCAAGGTAAATGGATGGAAGAAATGAAAATGCACTATATATATTTAATACCCGCAGGTTCAATAGAAAAAATATTCTTTGGAACACTAGCCAACCATCTTAAAAACTTTGTAGACGGACTAATATTATTCGCAATATCAGGATTCATGTTCAAAGCCGACATAATAACTATATTACTAAGTGCCATAACCTACACTACATTCGGTGCATTATTCGTTTATAATGACGTCCTAGCCCGAAGACTATTTGGCTCAGCACATAGTAAAGTATTTAGATTAATTATGAAAATACTAATAGTCCTAGTCTTCATTGTACCAGGTATAGCAGGAGGGTCTATCATTGAATTCATAGTCCTAAAAGGAAGCCCATATGCAACATACTTCAATTACCTAATAATGATAGCCTACAACATAACTTTATCCTTCCTTCTTCTCCTATCAGGCAGAAAAATATTTGAAATCTCCGAACTCTAA
- a CDS encoding RNA degradosome polyphosphate kinase → MVENTFDNPLYFENRELSWLEFNQRVLDEAKNSDNPLFERLKFMSIVSSNLDEFIMVRLASLKEQLNVGINKPDIAGLTQKQQIKKISLRTHKLVDEQYSHYKRSIVPLLKTKGINLIHTKDLNEKQKNYLEEYFTEVIYPVLTPLAVDSSRPFPLILNKSLNLAILIKRNAEEVFATVQVPAVLSRFIEIPNNGNKHTDFILLEDVMKLFMQRLFVGFKVICTYPYRITRNADLTIDEEDTQDLLIEIEKSVKKRKWGEAIRLEVAYDMDERLVNILKESLSINNKDIYYINGPLDLTFLMKLYDLKGFDHLKYDRYNPSTPLDLLGEEDIFQVIRKRDVFLHHPYESFTPVVSLVKRAARDDKVLAIKQTLYRVSGESPIIKALAEAAESGKQVTVLVELKARFDEENNIQWARRLEKSGCHVIYGLVGLKTHCKITLIVRMEEDGIRRYVHLGTGNYNDITAKLYTDMGILTCNEKIGADTSAVFNTLSGYSEPPKLNKLTMAPIGLRKKFMMLIEREESNAILGKKAKIIVKMNSICDPGIMKALYKASSAGVEIELIVRGICGIIPCIEGVSDNITVRSIVGRYLEHSRIFYFYNDKDEEIYLSSADWMPRNLNRRVELMFPIEDQRIKQRIIDILKIMLKDNVKAKTKNREGEYLKINKKGKKVINSQEYFSRFAQNIMKEYTVEKEHDIFIPIKKNHK, encoded by the coding sequence ATGGTAGAAAATACATTTGATAATCCTTTATATTTTGAAAATAGAGAACTAAGTTGGTTGGAATTCAACCAAAGAGTACTGGATGAGGCTAAAAACTCAGATAATCCACTATTTGAGAGGTTAAAGTTCATGTCTATAGTCAGTTCTAATCTAGATGAGTTCATAATGGTTAGATTGGCTTCTTTGAAGGAGCAATTGAATGTGGGAATCAATAAACCTGATATAGCTGGGCTTACACAAAAACAACAGATCAAAAAGATTTCTTTAAGGACACATAAATTGGTTGATGAGCAATACAGTCATTATAAAAGATCTATTGTTCCTCTATTGAAAACAAAAGGTATAAATCTTATACATACAAAAGATTTAAACGAAAAACAGAAGAACTATCTTGAAGAATATTTCACAGAGGTTATATATCCAGTACTTACACCCCTGGCAGTTGATTCCAGCAGACCGTTTCCATTGATTCTTAATAAGAGTTTAAATTTGGCTATTTTAATAAAAAGAAATGCAGAAGAGGTATTTGCTACTGTTCAGGTACCGGCTGTGTTGTCAAGATTCATAGAAATACCTAATAATGGTAATAAGCATACTGATTTCATTCTATTAGAAGATGTAATGAAATTATTTATGCAGCGATTGTTTGTAGGGTTTAAGGTAATATGCACTTATCCCTATAGAATAACAAGAAATGCTGACTTGACTATAGACGAAGAGGATACACAAGATTTATTGATAGAAATCGAAAAATCAGTAAAGAAAAGAAAATGGGGAGAAGCCATAAGATTAGAAGTAGCTTATGACATGGATGAAAGACTGGTCAATATCTTGAAGGAATCCCTATCAATCAATAATAAGGATATATATTATATTAATGGTCCATTAGACCTGACATTCTTAATGAAATTATATGATTTGAAAGGATTCGACCATCTAAAATATGATAGGTATAATCCAAGTACTCCTTTGGATTTATTGGGAGAAGAAGATATATTTCAGGTCATAAGAAAAAGAGATGTATTTCTACATCACCCCTATGAATCTTTTACACCAGTAGTTTCGTTGGTTAAAAGAGCTGCTAGAGATGATAAGGTATTGGCGATAAAACAAACTCTTTATAGAGTAAGTGGAGAGTCTCCAATAATTAAAGCATTAGCTGAAGCGGCAGAATCTGGTAAGCAGGTAACTGTATTGGTTGAGTTGAAAGCTAGGTTTGATGAAGAGAATAATATTCAATGGGCGAGAAGATTAGAAAAATCAGGATGCCATGTTATATATGGATTGGTTGGTTTGAAGACTCATTGTAAGATTACTCTTATTGTAAGGATGGAAGAGGATGGAATAAGAAGATATGTACATCTTGGTACAGGTAATTACAATGATATCACTGCTAAGTTATATACAGACATGGGAATACTGACCTGTAATGAAAAGATAGGTGCGGATACTTCTGCTGTTTTTAATACACTTTCTGGATATTCTGAACCTCCAAAGCTTAATAAATTGACTATGGCACCTATTGGGCTTAGGAAAAAATTTATGATGCTTATTGAAAGGGAAGAGAGTAATGCTATATTAGGTAAAAAGGCTAAGATTATAGTTAAGATGAATTCTATATGTGACCCAGGTATCATGAAAGCTCTATACAAAGCTTCTTCTGCTGGAGTAGAGATTGAATTGATAGTCAGGGGGATTTGTGGAATTATTCCTTGTATAGAGGGTGTTAGTGATAATATTACTGTTAGAAGTATAGTTGGTAGATATTTGGAGCATAGCAGAATATTTTATTTTTATAATGATAAGGACGAAGAAATTTATTTATCCAGTGCGGATTGGATGCCTAGGAATCTTAATAGAAGAGTGGAATTGATGTTTCCTATAGAGGATCAGAGGATCAAGCAGAGGATTATTGATATTCTTAAGATTATGTTGAAGGATAATGTTAAGGCTAAGACCAAGAATAGAGAGGGAGAATATCTTAAGATTAATAAGAAGGGTAAGAAGGTTATTAATTCACAGGAGTATTTTTCAAGGTTTGCGCAGAATATTATGAAAGAGTATACTGTGGAGAAGGAGCATGATATATTTATTCCTATAAAGAAGAATCATAAATAA
- a CDS encoding sensor domain-containing diguanylate cyclase/phosphohydrolase produces the protein MNTANINEFISFILSHTQKLNREKPYKKSEDSFFDNPLLVETIQQIDYGVLIVNSSNYLLFMNKEAMRALNLHKEDYNIKDVSLLFQHKNITSIKKIDDCDYHFTYSNNKISTYNVKLKTLSDNNYLMITLKNITHVKNLQQELEVSKLKYDILVNNTPDVLIRLNKKGDVTYFNCGLTKEINIDPHKVINQNIFEVFPIDTAKQIKATSDKVLQTKNPSSFKTNILINENNYYFIIRLYPDIDDHVMCLARDISEKISIENKLEYLNIYDPLTGLFNRAYFENKLEYYNDPAFLPMGLVICDLNSLKLVNDTLGHSFGDTIIKESANIIQSPLSSYEEACRIGGDEFAIFFPNCSKSLLEKYKTTLLERLESYNLSNPKLPLSFSIGYSLRETVDTDMETIFIAADNNMYHEKLLQGIKNRNNIVQGLIKSLSSKEYKNEDTKQFLLDNVVKLAKAVNYPEHNLDNLKLFVNFHDLGQVSIPNNILYKTEPLTAEELNIIKRHSEVGYKISLSIPNLFHIADLILKHHEWWNGEGYPLNIKGNSIPLECRIFSIVESYTAMITNKPYKDAISRKAAVEELKRCAGKQFDPFIVDKFIEIIEEELDS, from the coding sequence ATGAATACCGCAAATATAAATGAATTTATATCTTTTATATTATCTCACACCCAAAAATTGAATAGGGAAAAACCCTATAAGAAATCTGAGGACAGTTTTTTTGATAATCCTCTGTTAGTAGAAACGATTCAGCAAATAGATTACGGAGTTCTAATTGTAAATAGCTCAAATTATCTGCTGTTCATGAATAAGGAAGCTATGCGGGCACTCAACTTGCATAAGGAAGATTATAATATCAAAGATGTGTCATTGCTGTTTCAACATAAGAACATAACTTCTATCAAGAAAATTGATGATTGTGATTATCATTTTACATATTCTAATAACAAAATCTCTACATATAATGTAAAACTAAAAACTCTTTCTGATAATAATTACTTAATGATAACTCTCAAAAATATAACCCATGTCAAAAATCTCCAACAAGAATTAGAAGTTTCAAAACTCAAATACGATATACTTGTCAATAATACTCCCGATGTATTAATAAGGCTTAATAAAAAAGGTGATGTTACATACTTTAATTGTGGATTGACCAAAGAAATCAATATCGATCCTCATAAAGTAATCAATCAAAATATATTTGAAGTATTTCCTATTGATACTGCTAAACAAATAAAAGCCACTTCAGATAAAGTTTTACAAACTAAGAATCCTAGTTCTTTTAAAACAAATATCCTTATTAATGAGAACAATTATTATTTCATCATTAGACTCTATCCAGATATTGACGACCATGTGATGTGCCTTGCCAGAGATATATCCGAAAAAATATCCATAGAAAATAAACTGGAGTATCTTAACATTTATGACCCTTTGACAGGTCTATTCAATAGAGCTTATTTTGAGAATAAATTAGAATATTACAATGATCCTGCGTTCTTACCCATGGGTTTGGTTATATGTGACCTCAACAGTCTAAAACTAGTTAATGATACCCTTGGTCATTCATTCGGTGATACTATAATAAAAGAGTCGGCAAATATAATTCAATCCCCTCTTAGCAGCTATGAAGAAGCCTGTAGAATTGGAGGAGATGAATTTGCTATATTCTTTCCTAATTGCAGTAAATCCTTGCTTGAAAAATACAAAACAACTTTGCTTGAACGATTAGAGAGCTATAACTTGTCCAATCCTAAATTACCTCTTAGTTTTTCAATTGGTTATAGTCTAAGGGAAACAGTTGATACAGATATGGAAACCATATTTATTGCAGCTGACAATAATATGTATCATGAAAAATTGTTACAGGGGATAAAAAACAGAAATAATATTGTCCAAGGACTAATAAAATCTTTATCCAGCAAGGAATATAAGAATGAAGATACCAAGCAGTTCCTACTGGATAACGTTGTAAAACTTGCCAAAGCCGTAAATTATCCAGAACATAACCTTGACAATCTCAAATTATTTGTTAACTTCCATGACCTAGGTCAAGTGAGTATACCTAACAATATTTTATATAAAACAGAACCTTTGACAGCAGAGGAATTGAATATCATCAAAAGACATAGCGAAGTGGGATATAAGATATCATTATCAATACCTAACCTTTTTCATATCGCTGATTTAATATTAAAGCATCATGAGTGGTGGAATGGTGAGGGATATCCCCTTAATATCAAGGGCAACAGCATACCTTTGGAATGCCGTATATTCTCCATCGTTGAAAGTTACACAGCCATGATTACCAATAAGCCTTATAAAGATGCAATCTCCAGAAAAGCTGCTGTAGAAGAATTAAAACGATGTGCAGGAAAACAATTCGATCCTTTTATAGTTGATAAATTCATTGAAATCATTGAAGAGGAGTTAGACTCATGA
- a CDS encoding patatin-like phospholipase family protein: protein MDLRIDMSKEYGVVLEGGGAKGAYQIGVLRALKELDVNIKAVVGTSVGALNGVLVAQDNLDKAVELWQNIRYSQVINVEDDILERITKLDFKDLDFKKIFNKIIQVIMDRGVDVTPLKKMIAEVVDEEKVRNSDIEFGLVTISLSDRKPLELFIEDIEEGRLNDFLLASSYLPVFKNEKLHGTRYLDGGFYNNSPMSMLVDKGYKNLIVIKIKGIGFDKKSNMEDINVFEIAPSENLGGILEFDTNKANYNLNLGYYDAIRRVKGLRGRHYYIDTDKEEEYFISTLIQMDNENKAKYCKVNNLKNKSVNRAILEDVIPRLAKKLGIREKWDYCDFIIELLEYFGKKLKVERFRIYTFEQFFTLIKNRLRRTRLEIEEDERMFKNLLEELALIS, encoded by the coding sequence ATGGACCTAAGAATAGACATGAGTAAAGAATACGGAGTCGTACTTGAAGGTGGAGGAGCCAAAGGTGCTTATCAGATTGGTGTCTTAAGAGCTCTCAAAGAATTAGATGTCAATATAAAAGCGGTTGTAGGTACATCTGTAGGAGCTCTCAATGGTGTGTTAGTGGCACAAGATAACCTGGACAAAGCAGTTGAGCTTTGGCAGAATATCAGATACTCTCAAGTTATAAATGTTGAAGATGATATTCTGGAAAGAATAACAAAACTAGATTTCAAGGACTTGGATTTCAAGAAAATATTTAATAAAATCATCCAAGTAATAATGGATAGGGGAGTTGATGTAACTCCTTTGAAAAAAATGATTGCAGAAGTGGTTGACGAAGAAAAAGTCAGGAATTCAGATATAGAATTTGGTTTAGTCACCATTTCTTTATCAGATAGAAAACCACTGGAATTATTTATAGAAGATATTGAAGAAGGAAGATTAAACGATTTTCTGTTAGCAAGTTCATACTTACCTGTATTCAAAAATGAAAAACTCCATGGTACAAGATATCTTGACGGAGGTTTCTATAATAATTCGCCAATGAGTATGCTGGTGGATAAAGGATACAAAAATCTCATCGTCATCAAGATAAAAGGAATAGGATTTGATAAAAAATCAAACATGGAAGATATTAATGTCTTTGAGATAGCTCCGTCCGAGAATCTAGGGGGGATATTGGAATTTGATACCAACAAAGCGAATTATAATCTTAATCTTGGTTATTATGACGCTATAAGAAGGGTTAAAGGATTAAGAGGAAGGCATTACTATATAGATACGGACAAAGAAGAAGAATACTTCATAAGCACGCTTATACAAATGGACAATGAGAATAAAGCTAAGTATTGCAAAGTTAATAATCTAAAGAACAAATCAGTAAACCGTGCAATTCTAGAAGATGTAATACCTAGATTAGCCAAGAAATTAGGTATTAGGGAAAAATGGGATTACTGTGATTTTATCATAGAATTACTTGAGTATTTTGGTAAAAAATTAAAGGTTGAAAGATTCAGGATATATACTTTTGAACAGTTCTTCACATTGATAAAGAACAGACTGAGAAGAACAAGATTAGAGATAGAAGAGGATGAAAGAATGTTTAAAAACTTATTAGAGGAGTTAGCTCTAATATCATGA
- a CDS encoding lysylphosphatidylglycerol synthase transmembrane domain-containing protein, with amino-acid sequence MKKKIIGIIIVVVFTVITVYLLANSKEIAEFPELVKRLEIKFLYIAISLMLLYLVINSTIIYIIGKEISREITFMKSVYLSFVGQYYSLITPFAAGGQPAQIIAMKTRYNIPISVGTTITVKKFLIFQVVVSLYAISMFFTKIHFIMNKYSGLIVFIVIGLSINLIGGVLIILLSYSKTVVVKILDFVILIAKKLHLGKRIKRDSIIEHIDDYVKNIEEIKNNKKTMLTLIVMTFIQLTIYFSITYFIYLSLGSTGANYIDILGIQTIVYVVVSFIPTPGGAGASEGSFYLLFKVFFSRDVLLYAMALWRIITYYGNMIFSGLILLLVRIFGYFKKKKKYA; translated from the coding sequence ATGAAGAAAAAGATAATAGGGATTATTATAGTAGTTGTTTTTACTGTAATAACAGTATATTTACTAGCAAATAGTAAAGAAATTGCTGAGTTTCCTGAACTAGTAAAAAGGTTAGAAATAAAATTTTTGTATATAGCAATATCATTGATGCTACTATATTTAGTAATTAATTCAACAATAATCTATATAATAGGCAAAGAAATAAGTAGAGAAATAACATTTATGAAATCAGTATATCTATCATTTGTGGGACAATACTATAGTCTGATTACACCATTTGCAGCTGGTGGACAACCTGCTCAAATAATAGCCATGAAGACTAGATATAATATCCCTATTTCTGTGGGTACAACAATTACAGTTAAGAAATTTTTGATATTTCAAGTTGTAGTTTCACTATATGCAATTAGTATGTTTTTTACTAAGATTCATTTCATAATGAATAAGTACAGCGGTCTAATAGTTTTTATAGTTATAGGTCTTAGTATCAACCTTATTGGTGGAGTACTAATTATTTTATTATCCTATTCTAAGACTGTAGTTGTTAAGATACTTGATTTTGTTATATTGATCGCAAAAAAACTTCATCTAGGGAAACGTATCAAGAGAGATTCAATAATTGAACACATTGATGACTATGTAAAGAATATAGAAGAGATAAAGAATAATAAGAAAACCATGCTTACCTTGATAGTTATGACTTTCATACAATTGACTATATATTTTTCCATAACCTATTTTATATATCTATCATTAGGATCAACAGGTGCTAATTATATTGATATATTGGGTATACAAACTATTGTATATGTAGTAGTCAGTTTTATACCAACTCCAGGTGGAGCTGGTGCATCAGAAGGAAGTTTTTATTTGCTGTTCAAAGTATTTTTCTCAAGAGACGTGTTATTATACGCTATGGCACTTTGGAGGATTATTACTTATTACGGAAATATGATTTTCAGTGGTTTGATTCTGCTGTTGGTTAGAATATTTGGATACTTCAAGAAGAAAAAGAAATATGCTTAG
- a CDS encoding YkoP family protein: protein MKKLLKKFFTFMNKRYIKTHNLIFIPGSKYNYVYIDILEYKGKDVSLSDGTVIKKGDTVAEIHINNDTIKEVPVTKVIRVFQSEVVAMANVLKNNEDYKNVKAVFGRTVLYPLTKRLGFDVFEMKRGYMKKFIKIWDNLIRVLFSSKEKENGKFREPREVWMSREAIIKNLGEK, encoded by the coding sequence ATGAAAAAATTATTGAAAAAGTTTTTTACTTTCATGAATAAAAGATATATAAAAACCCATAATCTGATTTTTATACCTGGTTCAAAATATAACTATGTCTATATTGATATATTAGAATATAAAGGGAAAGATGTAAGTTTATCTGATGGTACAGTCATCAAAAAAGGTGATACAGTAGCTGAGATCCACATTAATAATGATACTATCAAAGAGGTTCCAGTTACAAAAGTCATAAGAGTATTTCAATCGGAAGTAGTAGCTATGGCGAATGTACTAAAAAATAATGAAGATTATAAAAACGTAAAGGCAGTATTTGGAAGAACTGTATTATATCCTCTAACTAAGAGATTAGGTTTTGATGTGTTTGAAATGAAAAGAGGCTATATGAAAAAATTTATCAAAATATGGGATAATCTAATAAGAGTTTTATTTTCTTCAAAGGAAAAGGAAAATGGAAAATTCAGAGAACCAAGAGAAGTATGGATGTCTAGAGAGGCTATCATTAAGAATCTGGGAGAAAAATAA
- a CDS encoding polysaccharide deacetylase family protein, producing MIALYILLVLLLVFMFYMVIPNYIARNKSKEVIKTINKSNGKTIALTFDDGPDPLYTNRLLDILKQNNIKATFFLVADKADQNKDIVKRMVEEGHGIGMHTLYHKSAWLSLPHETINEFKKGLAIFDRLGLDITYYRPPWGTFNALTLKNALKNNLKIILWTVEAFDWRKNNSSSNIERILLSRIKDKDIIVLHDSGGAKGAPNNTLGALESTIPKLLNSGFDFITIDEMIKG from the coding sequence ATGATAGCATTATACATTTTATTGGTATTATTGCTTGTATTCATGTTTTACATGGTTATACCTAATTACATTGCAAGAAATAAATCAAAAGAAGTAATAAAAACTATTAATAAGAGTAATGGAAAAACTATAGCATTGACATTTGATGATGGACCAGACCCACTGTATACAAACAGATTACTAGATATACTTAAACAGAATAATATAAAAGCAACGTTTTTCTTAGTAGCTGATAAAGCAGACCAAAATAAAGATATAGTAAAACGAATGGTAGAAGAAGGTCATGGAATAGGGATGCATACTCTATATCATAAATCAGCTTGGTTGAGTTTGCCACATGAAACAATTAATGAATTTAAAAAAGGCTTAGCCATATTTGATAGACTTGGACTAGATATTACATATTACAGACCTCCATGGGGAACATTTAATGCATTGACTTTAAAAAATGCATTAAAGAATAATTTGAAAATAATACTATGGACTGTGGAAGCTTTTGACTGGAGAAAAAACAATTCTTCGTCTAATATAGAAAGAATCCTACTAAGTAGGATAAAAGATAAGGATATCATTGTTCTACATGATAGTGGAGGTGCCAAAGGTGCTCCAAATAACACCCTTGGTGCATTAGAATCTACCATACCAAAATTGTTGAATTCAGGATTTGATTTCATAACAATTGATGAAATGATTAAAGGTTAA
- a CDS encoding MGDG synthase family glycosyltransferase, which produces MQTKCDILILTADFGSGHKSVSNAIKSYINDVDSNVNIEIVDMYKIIRPKLYKYIYKFFGILIKYGTPIYNFDYYKKNNNDKFGKLHSCYKSSSRRLARYLEDVQPSIIISTFPTCSAYVTKHKKDNNVSIPLITCITDIVKGSEWLHKGNDMYLVATDTVNKSIVKRGISKDSVITTGIPIRREFLEDKNLPELRQEYNVSQKDFVVLMMGGGLGLIPKEVSFYEWIAANKRIKLYIITGNNKDLYNKISKYNEYSNINILKYTDKVADIMAVTDLLITKPGGITLFEAIASNLPFIIYKPVLGQELENCRYIEEKELGYVVQSEKELIDKISLVMKHEDIRSKMIKSIKEEQKNIDMKSLADNIMSVYNLNK; this is translated from the coding sequence ATGCAAACTAAGTGTGATATTCTAATCCTTACTGCTGATTTTGGAAGTGGACATAAATCTGTTTCAAATGCAATAAAAAGTTATATAAATGATGTAGATAGTAATGTGAATATTGAAATCGTTGATATGTACAAGATTATCAGACCGAAACTATATAAGTACATCTATAAATTTTTTGGGATATTGATCAAGTACGGTACACCTATCTATAACTTTGATTATTACAAAAAAAATAATAACGATAAATTTGGTAAGTTGCACTCTTGCTATAAATCTAGTTCAAGAAGATTAGCTAGATATCTGGAAGATGTGCAACCTTCCATTATTATATCAACTTTTCCTACATGTTCTGCTTATGTGACAAAACATAAGAAAGACAATAACGTTAGCATACCATTGATAACATGCATAACTGATATCGTAAAAGGTTCAGAATGGCTTCATAAAGGAAATGATATGTATTTGGTTGCTACAGATACTGTGAATAAGAGTATAGTTAAAAGAGGTATAAGCAAGGATTCTGTGATAACAACAGGAATTCCTATTAGAAGAGAGTTCTTAGAGGATAAAAATCTGCCAGAACTTAGACAAGAATACAATGTATCCCAGAAGGATTTTGTAGTGCTGATGATGGGCGGAGGATTAGGACTTATACCCAAAGAAGTATCATTCTATGAATGGATAGCTGCCAATAAGCGAATAAAACTATATATCATCACTGGTAATAACAAAGACCTATATAACAAAATAAGCAAGTATAATGAATATAGTAACATAAATATCCTGAAATACACTGATAAAGTAGCTGATATAATGGCTGTAACTGACTTGTTGATAACCAAACCAGGAGGCATTACTTTATTTGAAGCAATAGCAAGTAATCTGCCCTTCATCATTTATAAACCTGTTTTGGGACAAGAACTAGAGAATTGCCGTTATATAGAGGAAAAAGAATTAGGATATGTTGTTCAAAGTGAAAAAGAACTAATAGATAAGATTAGTCTAGTCATGAAACACGAAGATATTAGAAGTAAAATGATAAAGAGTATAAAAGAAGAGCAAAAGAACATTGACATGAAGTCTCTGGCAGATAATATTATGTCTGTTTATAATCTGAACAAGTAG